ATGTTGGTCCAAACATTCTTGAGTATGATAATGCAATCGTAGCTACTGTTCTAGAAAATGGTAAAAAAGGTAACATTGGTATGATGCCTTCATTTAAAGGTAGATTAAATCCTACTCAAGAAAAAGCAGTTGCAGCTTATATTAGAAGTTTAGGAGAGTAAGATGGCAGGAAATACACAAATGAATGATAATGAAAGAGGGATATTTTCTCTACTTCATGGAATTACAGGAATGTTAATTGCTACAGTATTACTACTAACAATCTTAGGAGTATTAACATACAACGCAATCGTAGTTCAACAAAATGAATCTACAAACTTTTATAAAATCAATCAAGATTTAGATGCTTTAAAATTCAATAGTACTGAAAACCTAAAGCATTATGAACTTGTTGGTAAACCTCAGTAAGGAGAGATAAAATGGATAAAATTAT
The genomic region above belongs to Arcobacter sp. F155 and contains:
- a CDS encoding DUF4006 family protein; this encodes MAGNTQMNDNERGIFSLLHGITGMLIATVLLLTILGVLTYNAIVVQQNESTNFYKINQDLDALKFNSTENLKHYELVGKPQ